The Astyanax mexicanus isolate ESR-SI-001 chromosome 6, AstMex3_surface, whole genome shotgun sequence region GTTCTGGCTTGACATATTAGTACTGCAttatataatgtgtgtaatatgtcACTGAcctgctttttcttcttcttttgcagTATAATGGGTCTGTACGCCTCTGTGGTTCTGGTGATAGGCAAGTTTGTGCGCGAGTTCTTCAGCGGCATCTCCCACTCCATCATGTTCGAGGAGCTGCCTTGTGTGGACCGCATCCTCAAACTGTGCACCGACATTTTCCTCGTCCGAGAGACcggtgagctggagctggaggaaGACCTGTATGCTAAGCTCATCTTCCTCTACCGTTCACCTGAGACCATGATCAAGTGGACCAGGGAGAAGACTAAGTGAGCTACGTGAGTTTACgaggagaaaaaagaagaaaaagaaggcgGTGAGAGAGGACACTCCTGCTGAAGCTGCAGTATGGAAGAACGTGTCCACGTAAATAGTGCGTTTGTAAGCTTGTGAATAGGAAAAGGCCTCCCTGAGTGGGGTCTCACTACCTTCAACAATGTGATACACAGGCGGAGCTGTTCTACAGTGTATGTACGTGAAGTACTGACCTGGACCTGGAAAGCCAATGGATTGGGATGTTGTAGCAGCTGCCAGAGACTTGAAAGAGTGAGGCTGGCTTCAGGGCTCAACAGTGCTCTGCTGCCCCCTATCTGCTTGAAGCTGCTCAGATGAAATGCAATGATCCCTGGGTTGTGCAATACACTGTCCTGGTATCTGGCCGTAAAGACGAAAAGGACAGCAAAAAAAAGGGACAGCAACTGAAAGACACTAGCCACTTTTGACTTGAGACAAAGGTTTTTACTGAAGTGCTTGGGTTCTTCAAAAGATGTAACTATGTGACATTCCACGTGGGACTGTGATCTCCGTTTGCTTTATGTTGTGATGTTGTGCAGAAAACTATATACGGAAGCCGGATGACACCGTTCTCAGGAAAAGAATGTCATCTAGTCAAAGCAGTATTTAGAGTTCTGTTCTTCCACACAGGTCAGAGAACAGCCGCAGCATGGAGAACCGTGTTCCCTCCTACTGTTAGGGAACGCACTGCACAATGGTGGATGTAATGGTGGTTCAGTGATCTAAGCATAAAGCACATTTTGAAaacctgttgtgtgtgtgtgtgtcatctctGTGTGAATAACTTTCTCCCTTTCCCAGCTCTGttaatggattaatggatggacaGAGTCCAGAACAGTTTGCTAGTAGGCTGATCAGTGGTCTTGATATGTGTTCTTAACCGTACTATACCAGATTAAACTTGGCTATGGAAGCAGtgtgtttaaactgatttaaacgCAATATggctataaaataatatttttgcaatctgaaatatttttgtgatatggaaaacactgaaaaaagttcagcacaaacaaaaaaaaaatctgtaaagtttTGACTATTTTGTAAAAACAGTACCTTTAgagattttgtataaaaatacaaaataattaatactaataatgTGAATATAATAATGTGGAAACAAcgtaatatagtaaaataaataccacaatataGGTGcagaatataaaaaacaaaaaaggatacGTTTGATACGATATGGCCTATTGCATAATAATCTTAATAGTTGTGTTTGATCAAGGTCAGATCGTCAAATGTGGCGCAGTTGTAGAATGAATAGCATAGTTTTAAGCATTATTCTTTTGGTACAGATCTGACTTACTTTATTTGTAAAAGTGTAATACATTTTCcccataaaaaaatgaattaattttcaaACATTTGCACAGGCTGCACtcaggctacacacacacacacacacatacacacatataaatatatatatatatatatatatatatatatatatatatatatatatatatacatacatacacacactggaCTATTCCTCTttacaatatatactatatacatgtatgtttgtatgtctattatctacataaatatatatatacatgcttttttgtttacacagtccacactaaaatactgttcactattCTTATAACATACAAGTATTACAAATTatatccatttattgtacgatactgtactgtactttatgATTATTGGGAAGAGTAAATCCATTATCTGGTAGTCTGGGCCAGTgttaattacatcaatatttggCCCTGATACCAACATATAATTGAGtcaatcaatatttttaattaattttagttttttttttttttgtagtatcaTCTGCCAGGATTTTCAGCAACCACAATACTtttgcagtttctgcaggaactgctaTTATTAGTATTGATTTaccataaaatgtttaaattgaaaaaacatacAAAGATTTATTTCATGATTGGAATTTTTAATAGGTTCAGGAAAGTGTTGCATACTTCTCTTTAAAATCTTAATTATAGCAGCTACATGTTGAATCATTGCATGCAGTGCAGAAATTTTATAACAATAGCCCAGAGGTTTCTCTTCATGGAAAGTCCGACGCCTGAAACACACAGTTTATAATCCAAGACGGAAAAAACAGCATAAGAGATGTTTACAAAACACAGGTTTCATACAACATTCTCATCCAGTTCCCATCAAATTCAACACTCACAAATACATTTCTGAGAGAAATTGTTCCCTGAAATTTTaaagtgtcatttttttttctaaaaacaaaaacacactacAGAAGCAATCCTATTCACATTCAGCCCATAATATTAAGGCATTTCATGCATATTTGCATATCATATAGCTATTCATGAAACTGTTTTTaatacagtgtgttttttttctatatggAAACAATGAGCAAGAAGAACTGAATAAATTAAGAACATAAGTATGAAGGCAGTTCATGCATTCCCTtgactatttttacatttttcaaaagtTCAGGCACAGTTGTTTGATGAAGTAGAAGTAAATCAGTTTTCAGATTTTGAATTACATTACAAAACaagtaaatgaataaaatcaCTGCCTGAAAACCATATATGTTTTCATTTTGCTtagaacatcattaaaacaaTAATGAAACACTAAATGATCTATATAATAATCATAGAAATCAGGAAGAATCTGAATAAATCAAGCTTTCACACAATATTTCATAACAATCAAATAACAAGGTCCCATCAAAGAAGGGTCCGTTGATTTAGTGTGTAACAACTGCCTAACGCCTTTAAAAATGCTGGATGATAAGTGTTATTATCAGTTTACCAGAATGACAAATTCAGGGGCCAGATTCACAAAAGCTTTCtgaaaaagaaaatgtacaaTGAACTAAAAACTACAAAATTTAAAGAAGAATCAATGGCCTAATTcacaatgataataataataatcttatttactttttttacaatatcttatGAGATAATGACCTTTATGCTTCATGTTACAGCTCTTCGTAAATAGACCATCATAAAGTTATAAACATATTTTCTTATAAATACCAATTGTTCTTAGGATTTATCTACaaagaaaagttaaaaaaaaaacaaattctttcTTAAGACGCTTTTGTGAATCCAGCCCAGGAATAGTAATTCAGTTTGGATTCTATATACATTTACAATGATATTATAAATACTAGTATATGGATATAACACCATAAGTTATGTCCTGAACTTTTATTCTTTTCCTTCTGCAGgattcatttaattttttgtgtgtttagagCATCATACTCTCTCCTGCATAATTTAAAGCCCAGAAAAACAATGTCAAAAGCGAATGACAAATGTAAATCATCACTGTGATGATGAAATATAGCAGACTCTGTTTGTGGGCAGCAGGCAATAGGTGTTTAGTACTAGTACTTGGTAAGGCAGTTCAGCCATGCGAAGGAATGGAGAATGTGCCCTCCAGTAACTGTGATAAAGGCGCTGGTGTGCAGTAACAAAAACTACACTCTTAAATGGAAGCTGCCTTTTTATGCTGACCTACAACCAGCTTCCCGTTCTAAAAGCCTTAAAGCTCCAGTCAAGAATCACAACAACTGGAAGGCTAGTTGTTGGTGTTGAAGCCAAATCCAGTGCTAAATGTCCCAAAACCACACTTACTTCTGTAAATTCTGATGGAGCTTTAAAGCTACGCAAAAAggcataaaacaaaaatgaagttTACAACAGCCGGATGTACAGTACTGGAAAGTGACGTCCTGTGGATGACAAAGAACACTGGTCTGAGGTCAGCAATCAGAGCAACTAACAGAGTCCTCCTGCATactcatcatcatcttcctcagGCCTGTTAGCTCCGCCATTCACTCCTCCATCTCCAGAAGCAGCagctttcttcttctttcctccTCCGGGAACATTCAGAGACAGTGCCAGCTTAGCGTACTGCAAAAGAAGAAGAATCAACTCATTTTAGGACTTGATTGCACACATGAAGAGGGCTAGGAGGTATGAAGTCTCCCTCAGGAGTGAACAGCAGTACAAAAGAAAAGGGGTAAGTAGGGGATTTAAAGTAGAGGGCAGTGTTGACAACTTTTTTTAGAGGACAGTAGCAAAAgtctgcttaaaaaaaatcactaaatctCACCAGACGGCATAATATGcaagttatttttatattattctcTAAATAGGATGAACtatatgaaaaaaacaacaatattcttaTATATAAGAATATCAATGTGTAGATAATCATAAATGCACTCAAATTCACAAAATCACATAGTGAAGTTAAAATACATGCAATTTATCTAACTATATTTTAACAGAATAAAGTTAAAGTGCTCAATAATTTGCAAAAAATACATTCAGGCAAATTAGTTTTTTGTCAGATCACAtaagggctgggaggttaatcaaaaagagagagagaaagagagagagagaaagagagagagagagatatgaagaaatgagagagagagaaagagagagagagaaagagagagatgaagaaatgagagagagaaagaaagagagagaaagagaaagagagagatgaagaaatgagagagagagagagagatgaagaaacgagagagagaaagagagagagagagagatgaagaaatgagagagagaaagagagagagagagagatgaagaaacgagagagagaaagagagagagagagagatgaagaaatgagagagagaaagagagagagagagagagagagagagagatgaagaaatgagagagagaaagagagagagagagagatgaagaaatgagagagagaaagagagagagagagagagagagagagagagagatgaagaaatgagagaaagagaaagagagagagatgaagaaatgagagagagagaaagagagagatgaagaaatgagagagagagaaagagaaagagagagatgaagaaatgagagagagagaaagagaaagagagagagagatgtgcctCCCATTCATGTTCAGTTATAGTGATTGTACAAAATGTCACAAGTTTGTCACTAgtcacttttttaaaacaaaaaggcCCTAAATCTTTCCGCAAAACTGGCAAAAAGTTGACAACACTGTAGAAGTATTTTCACTAAACTACTCACTCAAGGAAACTCCAGGTTTCTTTTTAATGCACTTCTACAACAAAAACTAATACTAAAATCAGGGAGGAGACACTGTTTTACTGTATTGTCATACCTGCTACTCCCTTAGGAGGTGAATAAGAAAAGACATGACACAAAACAGTTTAGCAAATTTTTGGAGAATAGCACTACCAATGATGAGCTATGAGTTTTTAAAGTGATAAGAGTGTAAATGTAAGAAGAAAGTTGATGTAAAAATAGCAGGATATTATTGCTTTATAAAGTCCTGTGAAAAATATATTATCAAAGATTTTCTCCATTTAAAATATTGTGTAGTCTAAGAATAGGCGTAATGTTTGTCTGAGAAACTGACTATATATGTTTCAGATAATCTAGCTAAAGGGACACAGTTAAACAAAAAAGGcagcttttaaattattttaaatgatgattccatttttaaagatattttttaaaaacctaAATCATTTATGTAAATAATTAACTGCCCCCCTTAAACACTATGAAGCAGTTTTCCAGAGAGTGATTAAGCCTTAACTACATAGCATTTTGAATGGAAATGTTCCACTGAAAGGTAAATATAGTCTTAATAGACTTATTCCCAGTCCAAGAAACTGCCTCTAAATCCACCAGTGAagcaaatttaacattttaaagctgCCAAGTAAAAGTTTGACTTGCATGGAAAGACCTTACATTAGCagtttatgctcaaaaaccctaCGTTATGACTGAATACAAATATCTGCTCATCACTGTCCCTGTCAGGGGTGTCAATTTGTTTTACTGGATTTAAAAAGGTCAATTTTAGTGATATAGACTTTGATTAAATCTTCACCTATAAAAATGAATTGAAAGAACAGAATAAATTGGGAATTTTACTGTATGATACAGTGATTAATGagacatttatatattataaaacactTACGTCATTGTCCATGTACTTGAACAGTGGTGAGTTACACACTCGGGACACTTGGTCTTCATCTTGCTGGTCATATCCCTGTAACAACTGCTCCAAAGCTACACAGTCCTCACTCCCACTGAACCCTGGGATACTATAGCTCTCCCTCACACACTTGTCTGCTGCTACATAATCTCCTCTGTGTAAGTGCACGAGCACTTGTGCAATGgttttctgaaagaaaaaaaaaagaaaataaattattatatcatGAAACATTTAAGAAGTGAATCAGAAAGTTACTTGGGCAAATTAAGAAAAAAGCACCTTAAAACAGGTTGGGTAATTTTCTATGTCTCTATACATGTTCTTCTCCTTCTGTATTGACACTGCTGCTTCATCAAACCTTaagatataaaaagaaaaacatgagaaAATGTGATTTAGAGAAATAGACAATCACAGCTATTTAATCTACTAAATGGTTCACTGTGTTAAGGATTAAAGTGCAAGCTTTACTTCTTCTGTCTGACGAGAAGTCGAGATGCTTTGCCAAGCAGCTCCACAGCCTGTCGCAATCGTTCCTCATTCTGAAACAGAATACATGCTGACATGACAAAGTGGCCACTAAGTGAAATATATAAAGCTGCAGTACGTATATAATAGAGCTGGAGGAATATATTACAGATTTAAACTGTGTCAAACTATTTGTAGACACCCTTTCATTCAGTTACCTTAAGAGaacactaaaccccctgattttagctgactctacCCTGAGCTCAAATCTCAAAATAGCTAAAAATTGGGAGGGGAACATTGGGAGGGggaatgggtgatgtatgggatTAGAGGCAGGGCTGTTTgactgagcagtgtgcctctgatctGCGGAAATTgccaaaataaaagcattttttaaaagtaagGAAATGTTTACAAAACTTTTAAGCAGAACTGGCATGTTTCACAACTTCaacaggaacacatttcagcttgtaatgaaaaaaaatatggtttagggtttattgGCTCTTTAAATTGACATATTGCTGACACAGCATGACTAGGCTCTTTGTAATAGGACTCTGAAGCAAAAAAAATGCCAATTGGAAacatgccaggcatgggctaaaTAAGTATAAACCCCAGCATTCAGCCGTGAGGCAGGGGAATTGAAGCTCTTGTCTTATACCATTAAATGACAAGTCAATTTCAGGAACTCACCTCAAACACTGATGCAGCTCTCTCATAGAGATCCACAGCTTTGGATAAGTCCACTGGTTCTATCAACCTGTTAATTACAGTCTTAAGTATTACTCTCAGAGAACACAGattaaagtatataaaatatttctatAACAATTCAACACTGTGTTAGCAACAATATGAGCAAGGTTTTAATTTTTTACTAAGTATGCCTAATAGACTTCCTTATAATAACGCTGTGTTTGTGTCCCAGGATTGCTGTTTTTGtggaccccacacacacatatatgcacatgcacacaaacaaacacacacacacacattcgcacacacaaacacacacacacaaaatgcattGTCTAAATGCTTACACTCAGGTTATCATTTATGAGTTATTGGGACCTTAGGCACAGGAAATACAATTAACTTAAATAGAAATCAATTAattgtaaatattaattaaagttatttGGGTCTTAAATGCAAATAATTAAGCCAAAGTTATTAAATGTCTAATAAAATGCAGCTCATGTGAAACTTAAAACATAAACATTAAACCACTCACTTTCCTGCTCTGTCGAGAGCCATGGCAGCAGTATCTGGTGTACCATTCTCTACATACATCATGCTGGCTTTCTCTATGTACTGAATTGCCTCTGGTAGTCTTTGCATGTCctgtataaaatataaagcaaaatACATAATCTTAATCTTTGCTGAAgacaaataacaataatacagCTCTCATGTTTAATTAatacagtccagtccagtccagtccagtccagagaaaacagcactgtgtgtgtgggtATTGTTAAGGTTCACCAACCAGGTCAACAACAATAGaacatatctttaaaaaaaaaaaaaaatcaaactgtgCTCTTTTGGTTTTTCTACCATATCTGGTACTTTAACATTGCTGTGAAGGCTGTCTCTAAACTTACAGGTgttgaaatgtaaaaataattttctaATTTGACATCATTATCTCTCACCTTAAGCATCATTCCTGCTTGCTCCAGGGCTCTGTGGAGAAAATGCAGGCTGTTAGAACGGACTGCACATTTTAATACACTAAATGCAAAGTGATACACCACACAGAAATACTTACTTTGCAGCATGGAAAAGTCTGCAGTATGACTCAAGGAAAAACAGCTTGCATTTCAATCAACAATACAGAGATGTTTGGCAGACACAGGCTCatacagtgtttattttattttattttcccaaacCATGATTATTACTTGGTATTAATAGGGAGTTTGCCTTTCATATTGCCAGATAACCCAATAAAAGTTCTCCTATAAACTTCTACTCTAAAGACTGGACGTGTTGTTCTATGGAGATTAAAAAGACAGTAAAAActgattgtatgcagataaacaCCTAAACTGATGACACTTATGCTTAAATAATTGTAATCTACTAACAACATCAACTAACTGGTTGATGTAGAGGGTTAAAGcaataacatttaatataaatgacaaaaaaaaaaaaaactaaggttTAAAATTAACTGACTGAGAACACAAAGCATGAAGTAGGATCTCAGCTTTGACAGTAAAGATGATTATACTGGGCTCACTATTTGGCAAAATGTTTGCTTCTATATTTGTGATATTATATCTTAATCATTTTGTTTTTGCCCCAGTTAATAAGGATTAAACCATTCATACACCTTATAAAAGATTAGTCTTATTTACAGTAGAGCAAAAGACCGGAAAGGATACGTTCTGTTGTTGGTATGGGCCTCTGCTTCCTGTAAGTAAGCTTCCTTTGCCTCTTCAAGTTGTTTGGCATTTTTGAAAGCCACAGCTGAAAGTGAACAGATAAATATCTTACACTGACAAAAGAAGAGATTACAACACACCTGTAAGAGATACACCTGCTTCCAATGGTTCACTGAATTATACCATATGAGAATCGCAAAAGATGgcaaaagaaaatacatattttcAGTTGAGATGTAAGTGGGAGAAAGAGTgggaataaactttttttttaatactgcatATGTCTATTAACAAAAGAGCTTGATCTGTGGTACTGTTCAAAAGACAATctgaatcacattttattttttaaagtgtagCTTAATACTCTGTCAGTTCGGCTCTCACCTGCTTTTGCATACTCTGAGGCAGCACTGTCATAATCCGGTTTCCACTTCATAAAACTTGTCTTCAAACTGCAAAAATACATTAAGACATTGATACAAAACCGTGAGAACAAGTGAAGTGTCTTTATGAATAATCTGTTAATATAATCTAGGTAAAGTGCTGTTATGTGGTTTTCCACTAGTGAATATAAAGCTGTATAACTCCTCCCCCTCTGTACTGAAGCACAGCTGACAATGCAGTCACTGAGAAAATCAATGACCAATCATGTGCACTGTGTTCTTTCTACCGTTTGTATATGGTGTGCAGGATTTCATAGTATGTGCAATATCACTTCACATCTAGAATGCAAAGAATTTACTGGTTAACTGCTTTTCCCTTATTCTGTGCATGGTCGCTTTTTTCTCTACTACCTACAGTAACTACATTAGTGTTGCTTcctagttatttttttatatattaaatctacaatgtagtaaacaatacaaataaagaacaaataataataagaatttaTGTCTAAagttttgattggtactgtatgttcatttttccatctctaatgccttgaaacacacacacacacatacatatatatatatatatatatatatatatatatatatatatatatatatatatatatataataaatgttatatatatatatatatatatatatatatatatatatatatatatatatattaatgtaagtGTAAAAGAGTCCAAAGCAATTAAAGCCTTCAGCTTAATGAACGTTAATACAATGTCTGCATTTTAACAGTAAGTGAGGCTTATTAGGCAGCGTTAAATAAAGGTtgctaaaatgt contains the following coding sequences:
- the napga gene encoding N-ethylmaleimide-sensitive factor attachment protein, gamma a, whose amino-acid sequence is MAQKINEAHEHIAKAEKYLKTSFMKWKPDYDSAASEYAKAAVAFKNAKQLEEAKEAYLQEAEAHTNNRTLFHAAKALEQAGMMLKDMQRLPEAIQYIEKASMMYVENGTPDTAAMALDRAGKLIEPVDLSKAVDLYERAASVFENEERLRQAVELLGKASRLLVRQKKFDEAAVSIQKEKNMYRDIENYPTCFKKTIAQVLVHLHRGDYVAADKCVRESYSIPGFSGSEDCVALEQLLQGYDQQDEDQVSRVCNSPLFKYMDNDYAKLALSLNVPGGGKKKKAAASGDGGVNGGANRPEEDDDEYAGGLC